The nucleotide window GTCGAACACGATGGAGTCGTAGTCCTTTCCGGCGGACTCCATCAGTTCGACGAACTTGTCGAATATGGCCGCCTCCTCGGCGCCCGGCGACATGTAGGCTATCTCGATCTGCCTCTTTATCTCGTCCACGATGGCGGCGCTGACCAGGTCGAGCGTCTTCTCCTGGACAAGTTCCATGTACTTCTTCGCCTCCGCCGCCGGGTCTATCTCCAGCCCGCGGAGGTTCTCGGCCAGCGGGACAGAATCGCCGCCTATGCTCCTCCCGAAGGCATCGGCAAGTGAATGGGCCGGGTCGGTTGAGACCACCAGGGTCCTGACACCCCTTCGAGAAAGGGATAACGCATACGCGGCGGCGCAGGAGGTCTTACCCGTACCTCCCTTGCCGCCGAAGAACGAAAAACGCCTCATTGATCTGTCTCCTCACGTGTCGAAATCAAACTGGGCCGCCTTCTCGGCCAGGATGAACTTCCTGTTCATGATGCGGCGCTCCCAGGACTCCAGGTCGTCCGCCACGTAGGGCAACAGCTCCAGCATGTAGTAGGAGATGGGGTTGGGAATACCCAGGAAGTCGCCGAACAACAGAAGCATCAGGTTGTCGTTGATGTCGAAGGCCTCCTTGCGGACGACCGCCATTCGCCTGTCCAGGAAGGCGCCGTGATGGAACAGGACGAAGAACTCCCACGCTTTTTTAAGCGCCGGCCAGAGTCTTTTCAAGAGCTAACCGGGACCTACTTCTTGTCGACGGCCAGAACGCCGGCCACGGAGAAATTCTCTCGCGACATGTCCTCGATAATGATCCTGACGCTCTCCGGAGGAACCGACAGTGTTCCGCAGATCGTCTTCGTGACCTCCGAGGCCAGCCTCCTCTTGTCGTCCACGGTTCTGCCTTCGAACAGCTTTACGTTGACTATAGGCATCTGAAAAACCTCCTTCATCTCATACATACCGGGGCCTGAGAGGAACCAGGCCCCGACGTGCGTCATACAAGGGTGCTATTTCTTGGGCGCGGGCGCCTTTCCCGATGCGTACTGGTATGCCTTGAACGGGATCATCTCCTTGGACATGCCTATGAACTCGCGGGAGGACTCGTCGTACTCGGTGGACCTGATGACCCCCCCGAGCATGTCGTAGTGGTTTATATAGGTAACGGCGAACGACTTGCCGTCGCTGGAGTAGACGTAGCCGTACTCGGTGAAATAGAGTCCGTCCGCGACCTCCTGGTCCGTCCCGAACTTCTCGACGATAAGCTGGATGGTCTCCTCCTTGACCGTCGGATTGGTGTAGTACTTCCTCGCGTTCGCGAACAGAACCCCGTTATCCGAGCCGTAGTTGACCAGGTACCACTGCATTTTGATGTGGTCCTGACCGAAGTTGACCGGCTGGATGTCGGCCGACGCCGCCAGTCCCGAAACGAGAAGCACGAACAGACAAACCACTGCCGAAACCCCGATAGTACGCGTGTTGATTCTCATGCTGAATAGCACAACTCCTTCCTGATTTTTCATCTTGGCTGTAACGATTAGTCTACCACAAGAACCTGAAAAAAGCGCTAAGGAAACCTGTTACCATCCGTGCAAAACAGGCTCCCTCATGAATGCCCCCAACCCGTAGCTGACGGGGCGCTCGAGGCCATCGGAGAGGACATTCCAGAGGCCCTTCTCTGTCATTATCTGCGAGGAGCCTCCTCCGTCGAGATTCAAGGCGTACATGGCACCGGCGTTCTTAAGGACCCTCGCCAGCTCGTCAAGGGTGAAACCGACGCTGTGGAGCGCGTTTCTGCCATCCCCGACGAAGAAGAACCACTCGCCCTCCCCGGTCAGCCCGACCGCGGTGCGCGGGTGACGGCGGTGCGTGAAGGACTCGCCGAGGTTCTCGCTTTCCGTAAGCACCTCCCCGTTGCTCAGCAGAAAGGGCCCGCCCTGGACGATGTTCGTCATGCTCATCCACGACTGGTCGCTGTCGTTGAAATTATTGACCGTCCATATCGTATCCTCGGGGGAGAGGGCCTCGATAAAGCGGGCGGCGGATCCGTAGACCGCCAGCACGCTTCTTCCCTCGGGCAGGGGATTGCTCCCCGCCGTCCGGACCTCAGTCACCCTCTCTCCGTCGAGCAGCGCCTCCGCGGTGCGGATCGTCGACACAGGCGTCTCTCTTCCGAAGTGAGAGGTGAAGAGCACGGCCCCATCCCCCTTCAAGGGCTTGTTTATCCCGTTGAGGTCCATGTAGCCGCCGCTTAAGTAGGCCCTGCCGGTCCATGCGAGCTCGCCGAACACGGCCCTGTTCTCCCTGTTCCAGCCCAGGCATGTTCTGCCCGCGATGGGCGCCGATGCAAGAACCCCGTCCAGCATGAGGGCTCCGATAGGGCTCCCTCTCCCCTTGCCGGAGGTTCCGAAGAACCCCCCGTTCACGGCGGCGACAGCTCCGTTGCGGAACATGGAGCTTAAAGGCGCCAACGCCT belongs to Synergistaceae bacterium and includes:
- a CDS encoding 4-oxalocrotonate tautomerase → MPIVNVKLFEGRTVDDKRRLASEVTKTICGTLSVPPESVRIIIEDMSRENFSVAGVLAVDKK